ACAACACCACCATTTATGTGTCATCTTTTTATTCCTGTTCTTCTTGCCTCTGCTGTGTAAAAATAATAGCGCCATACTTGCAGGTAAGAGTGAGTTATATGCTAAATGTAAACGAGAGCTTCAACAACACTGGATCGATTCCGGCCATAGCATAGAGCTGTGTTTTCCCCTGAAGAAGTAGCTGCATTTATAATCTGATATAACATAGATGATGCAGAAGTATTTGTGAAAGCTGAGAGAAGAGTTTTTGTACCTACCAATCAAGCTGAGCCATCAGTAAGATCTTTGTGCATAGTAATTGTAAAATTATGCACTCAGGGACAAAACCGGCCAGCTCCAAGAAAAATATGTTCATTCAAAGTCAGCAACTTTTGCTTCCCCATCAACTGCGTAATATCTTTTCAAGGAACTCAACCTCTCGTGATGCGTGGTCTTTGTCCAAATGCTTGAACAAGGCCCAGCGTGTGTAAGCATCCGGCTCAATTTCTTTATCTAGCATCTCTTTATACAACTCGACAACCTCTTCCCATTTACCGAGGTCAGAGTTCTTGTTTATAAGCATAGTATAGCTGTATTTGTTCGGTGGAATCCCGTCTGCTTCCATCTTGCGGAAGTATCTGTAAGCTTCGTCTACCTCACCAGCTTTGCAGATCCCATGTAGAAGAGCGTTGCACGTCATGACGTTTGGACGAACGTTTCTCTTTTCCATCTCGCCTGAATACTGAAACGCTTGCTGTAGCCTCCCCACTTTGGCATGACCATGAATCAACACGAAGTAGGTTACCACAGAGGGAGATAACTTTTTCCTCAGCATCTCTTGATACAAGACCTTGGCCATCTTAAACCGACCTTTCTCCAAATAAGCACGAATAACCGTGGTGTAAGTAACATGATCAGGGACGAGACCATCTCTATAAATCTTACGCTGAAACTCAATCGCTTTCTCTAGATCCCCAACCTTGCAGAGTCCATCTATACAAACGTTATATGTGATCAGATCTCGAGCGTTATGATCCTTAGCCCCCATCTCTTCCTGCAGACGAAACGCTTTGTCCGTACCTCCAAGCTGCAGCTCCCCCACGATCCTTGTAGTGCACGCATATCTATCAGGCTTAATCCCTTTCTCCAACATCTCATCATAAATTGCAGTAGCCAAGGATAGATTCCCACTCTTAACAAACCCTTTTACAAGAGTCGTGTACGTCTTCACATCAGGATCAATCCCTTGCCTGAACATCTCAGCTTTTAACCGCTGAGCAGTTACCAAATCCCCTGACTCGCACAGACCATCCATCAGAGTATTATAAGTGACAACGCTGGGACCGATGTCCCTAACAATCAACTCACCAAACAAGAGAAAAGCCTCTCTAATCTTCCCCAGCTTAACGTACCCATGCATCAGAGTGTTATAAGACACAACATCAGGAGCCGACATACCAAGCAGCACCCGTCTAGCATCGTCCGTTCTCCTAAACTCGCAGAGCGCGCGTACATAAATATTATAAGTAGACGTCGTGGGAGAAACACCCGCGTCGAGCATCAGCTCAACAACCCCCCAAGCTTCGTCAAACAAACCTTGCTTACAATACCCTTCAATCAAAGGGTTAAACGAGTAAAACGTAACAGGGAACCCACATCTCCGCATATCTCCATGAAACCGCCTCGCTTCCTCCATCTTCCCGTTCTTGGAGAACCCATTGATCAGTATATTGTAAGTCACCTCTGTAGCCTCGACCTCCCTCCTCTCCATCTCACACAAAATCTCTGCCACCTGCTGCAAATCCCCAGCCTTGAAACAAGAGTCTAACATAGTGTTGAAAGTGATAACATTAGGCACAACTTCCGACACAATCTCGGGAACTCTCTGCACCACCAAATCGTCACCAGAAGACTTGAAACAAGCGTCCAGGATAGTGTTCACGGTGACAACCGTGGGCGTAACGCCGTGCCTCACCATCTTACTATAAACCTCTTGAGCCTCGTCGACCATCTTGTTATCCCTAAGAACCTTTAAAACTACGTTACAGTTTCTAACGCTAGGCAAAAACCTTTTACTAATCATCTTATCAAAGATTAATAAACAATGCTTCACCATAGACTTCTTGGCGTAAACCAAGAGCAAGAGATCAAGAATCTTGCGAGCGATTCCTTTATCAACAACGAAAAGATCGTGAATCTCGTGCATACCGAGGTCGATGCTCCTCTCGGCGACCCAGATCGCTTTGCTCATGAGATCGTTCTCGACCAGGATCTCGAGAATGGAGGCGAAGGAGAGGAGGGACTGTTTGAGATCGCGCTGGCTCTGTATCCACTTGAAGAAGTGGAAAGCGACGTCGGGCTTGTCTCGGATCATGGCGAGGACTCTGATGAGGAGATCAGGGTCGGTGACGAGGGGATGGAAGCGGCGGAGAGACCAGTTGCGATTGGGATTGGTGGGATTGTAGCCGTGGGAAGTCAAGATGAGATGAGCGTAATGGGACTCGAGATTCGGGGgttgaggaggaggagaggaggaGGGGAGGAAGAGGAGGCGTAGCTTAGAGATGGAGACGGTTTTGTTGTTGGTGTTGGTGGAGGAAGTGGAAGTGGAGAAGAAGGATCTGGAAGCTCtgaggcagaggcggagacATAGGATCATTGAAGAGACGGAGAAGAGGAACACATAGGAACGAAATGGAATGAATCAATTgaagagaagaaggaggaggGAGCGGCCATTAAAGTTCCACGAAGCCTTGTTGtgtcatctctctctctctctctctctctctccccacTCTCCTCCCGTGTGTGGGCGTCGGCGATCAATCTCAATCTCTTCCCGGAGGCTGCTACTACCCAAAAACAAGGGTTTATCCCAATGTTTTTCTTAACCGGATCGGTTTAATACTCTTCCAATTTCTCATCCGGTTTAGATTTTTGTCTGAAACCGTTAGAAAGTTTAAACCACTGTTAAAATCGTTAAATCCGGTTCTCTGTTTACCTTTCTGCTCCTAATCAAATGTAATTTACAACAAATTTTATAGAATAGTAAGACGAAATAGAAAACCACGACCGGTTGAACCATTACCCAAAAATGTCATCGGTATTACCATCGGATTCGGTTTTGAAACAACGTAATCATCTGAAATTACGTACTAGTCCTTGTCACCAAAGACTTTAGACATGATACCACATGAATGATCCATAGAATTAATGTTCCAAATCTAATCTAATTTCCAAAACGAAGTTCTCATTGTTCCAACTTTGGTAAGATCCGAAAGCAAAATCTAAGCAAACATATCTATAAAGTTTATGCAATATAACGCAACACATTGAACAATGCATATTACATGAATGTTCTACTTTCCGACAGGAACAAAAAGTCCACGATGtaataaacacacacacaaaaatctAACTTTGAAGAAACCTTGCAAAAATCCCAAACCCTCTCTAACTGCCGAGAGTAACATTCTGCATTTCAGCAACTACTTCATCCTCGCATCTCTTGTCTAGCTCAGCTTCAATGTGTTTCATCGAGCTTCTTAGCTTCCCGCAAGCTCCCGTAAACGCCTCTGAAGAATTCTTCAAACCCTCGACCTCAGCCTCGACTTCACCTAGATTTCCTTGTATTACCTTCAGCGCTTGCTTCATCTTGACAATCTCCTGCGGAGGATAAACGCAAGCTCCAATCTCATCGATTTGATCTCCGGTTCCTTTACACAGCTTCAGCAGCTTCTCAAGCGAGTCCACAAACCCGTTATCCTTGGGATTCTCCAGCTTGATCATCCCCGTGATGACTCGGATGAGTTCTTTTATCACCGTGATGGTATCAGACACGAGCTCAGCTACCATTTGAGCAACTTCCATTTCTTCAGGGGACAGATCATTCCCCAAATCATCATCGTCGTCGTCATCAGCAGATGCCTCGTCCTCGGGGGAAGCTGGTTTGACTTCTTTCATCTCCCTGAGAACATCCTTCATAGAAACAGCAACCTGAGTGATAGCCCTGCCAATGGCAGTGATGTTTGTCGCAGGAACCTTCTTGAAACTCGAGCATGCTTCCCAAACTGCTCCTGAAAGCTGCGGAATAGAcggcttcttctccttctcataTGATCCCTCTAGTTCCCAAAAACATTCACCATTAAGTAATCTCGATCACACACTAGTAAAAGTAAGAGCCTTTGAATATTATTTACCGTATAAGGAGACAGAGCCCTGCAACAATCTGAAGCTGGAATCAACGATCTTCTTGACGGAGACATGTATGAGCGAAGAAAGAGTTGACCCAGCACCAACAGTGCTACCATGGCAACAAAGCAAGAAGCCTTGAAGAGCGTTGAAGTAAGACTCCATAGTCTCCTTAAGTGACTCAGCTTTTGGAGCTTCTCCTCCGTTCCACAGCATTCCCACTATTCAAAGTTTcacaaatgaaaattaaaaaaaaaaagagactaaTTCAGAGAGAGAGGAACCTAAAAGAGAAGacttttttttgggttaaaaaCCTATGGTGGCTTGTTTAGAGAGGTGATCAGACATCTGAAGAACATCGCTCCAGTTCACTTTCTCCTCTGTCGGAGACGCTGTTCGTTCGAACAACTGCAAACGAAAAGTTTTAGCAATAAGTTCGCGTCTAAAATTACGATTCTAATTTCATTTAATACACTTTATAAAATaggtaaagaagaagaagaatttacCTGGAGAGTATCGTAGATGGTGTTGAGATGAGTGATCAGAAATTGATTCAgatcttctttctttgttttccccatttctcctcttctccttcttcagctcTCTTGCGCCTCTCTCTCTAGTGGCCAAGGGTTTTTGCACGAAGCTTTTACAGACAAACGACGTCGTCTTCagaaagattttttaaaatggttATTTTGGGCTTTTCGGCCCTTTGGGCCTTTTAAATTGATCATTTTGAATATAGCGTGACGCGGATTCAGACACTGTGATTTCTAGAGCTATATATTGACCATTTCATGGACTCGACCAAAAACTACATAAGCTTGTTTTATAGAAATGGAATTGGTAGCCAGTAAAGTTACTTAACTCTTAATcctaataaacaaatatatagatTAAGAGTCCTGAGTTTCctgtttctcaaaaaaaaaaactcctgAATTTCCACaagtatatgaaaattaaatcaTCACCCAAATGATGTAAGACAAATGATGTCATGTTCATAATGTGTGAGTCAAAGTCTCAAAGACTGTGGGGATTGTAACAAGTGTTGGATACGACTTTTTTCCTCAATCGATGGGGCATTACAATTTCTTTTCGTATCGTTTTAAACCATATATACTCCTTACAGTTAAATTGTATTATTAAAGTATATCTTTTGATGCATGATGCGATGCAACTAAATCATTAATCATTCGTCTCAACAAGTTACTGGAGTATTGATAAATCGCATCCACAAGTTGCCTTGCACCACTAAATATAGGAGAAGATATTACCGAATAGGTAAAAGGGACGTTTACCAAAATTTCAACCTAATCCGCCCcattttgccaaaaaaaaatttgtttttttaatcacAATCAACtctgtaaatttaaaatattctatCAAATAAGTTTTGTGGTCTATGAAAGGTGCATGTATGTCCTTTGACACTGCACTTCCTGTAAGTAAGTCtatttgtataatttttctTAACTTAGAGAGAAGTTTGTGAAGTTTATGTAAATAATCTTATTAACATGttctgttttcttattttttatatgtttaaattatgGCTTTCCAATAGTTGATTAATCTATtaagttataacttataaccaACCGTCAATTTGCAAATAAGCTCATGATCAGTTCTATGACGATGTTGACTACAAGCCAGCCAATCTGCTTATTACCATGTGTTTCAACCACACGGATATTGATACTCTTGTTAAGTCTTGATTTAAAGCCTAAAGTTACATCTTGCTGAAAAACACTATATATTTCGATGCAAGAAGATCTTTGGAGGATTTACAATGACAAAAGCAATCGCGATGGAATaggaaaaaaatgtaaaatgcaTGCATCTCCTGCGTTGGTTGATATATATGTGTAAAGTAGAGATTGAATCATATACTATATACATTTTTGATTTCGGAGGTGGGCTCCAATTTGTTCAATATATATTCATGTTTCAATTATTCCGTAATAGTAGTGTATGTCGGGAATG
The Raphanus sativus cultivar WK10039 chromosome 1, ASM80110v3, whole genome shotgun sequence DNA segment above includes these coding regions:
- the LOC108862240 gene encoding pentatricopeptide repeat-containing protein At1g22960, mitochondrial, with product MILCLRLCLRASRSFFSTSTSSTNTNNKTVSISKLRLLFLPSSSPPPQPPNLESHYAHLILTSHGYNPTNPNRNWSLRRFHPLVTDPDLLIRVLAMIRDKPDVAFHFFKWIQSQRDLKQSLLSFASILEILVENDLMSKAIWVAERSIDLGMHEIHDLFVVDKGIARKILDLLLLVYAKKSMVKHCLLIFDKMISKRFLPSVRNCNVVLKVLRDNKMVDEAQEVYSKMVRHGVTPTVVTVNTILDACFKSSGDDLVVQRVPEIVSEVVPNVITFNTMLDSCFKAGDLQQVAEILCEMERREVEATEVTYNILINGFSKNGKMEEARRFHGDMRRCGFPVTFYSFNPLIEGYCKQGLFDEAWGVVELMLDAGVSPTTSTYNIYVRALCEFRRTDDARRVLLGMSAPDVVSYNTLMHGYVKLGKIREAFLLFGELIVRDIGPSVVTYNTLMDGLCESGDLVTAQRLKAEMFRQGIDPDVKTYTTLVKGFVKSGNLSLATAIYDEMLEKGIKPDRYACTTRIVGELQLGGTDKAFRLQEEMGAKDHNARDLITYNVCIDGLCKVGDLEKAIEFQRKIYRDGLVPDHVTYTTVIRAYLEKGRFKMAKVLYQEMLRKKLSPSVVTYFVLIHGHAKVGRLQQAFQYSGEMEKRNVRPNVMTCNALLHGICKAGEVDEAYRYFRKMEADGIPPNKYSYTMLINKNSDLGKWEEVVELYKEMLDKEIEPDAYTRWALFKHLDKDHASREVEFLEKILRS
- the LOC108862280 gene encoding uncharacterized protein LOC108862280; its protein translation is MGKTKKEDLNQFLITHLNTIYDTLQLFERTASPTEEKVNWSDVLQMSDHLSKQATIVGMLWNGGEAPKAESLKETMESYFNALQGFLLCCHGSTVGAGSTLSSLIHVSVKKIVDSSFRLLQGSVSLYEGSYEKEKKPSIPQLSGAVWEACSSFKKVPATNITAIGRAITQVAVSMKDVLREMKEVKPASPEDEASADDDDDDDLGNDLSPEEMEVAQMVAELVSDTITVIKELIRVITGMIKLENPKDNGFVDSLEKLLKLCKGTGDQIDEIGACVYPPQEIVKMKQALKVIQGNLGEVEAEVEGLKNSSEAFTGACGKLRSSMKHIEAELDKRCEDEVVAEMQNVTLGS